Proteins found in one Kluyveromyces marxianus DMKU3-1042 DNA, complete genome, chromosome 2 genomic segment:
- the YUC8 gene encoding flavin-containing monooxygenase, with amino-acid sequence MAPIATVGLKNTLDGVADSLKRQKAKLSQVSPLDTVQNMKDVFDEEEFFNTEVYPPITHEPVKEDLPLEKVYGPGIEPRPQLIADESKITGLVEEWLDDFNAFLERINTSPAAVTQEDWNKLFLAHATWRDHLAITFDLHSFIGLHKISHVLQPKLASAKLSNFKLDERADYRYTTGCGKVVLHESDGVKPPVEWVQIYYDFDNKLGSGKGVARLAAVFDPELEKPVLKCFTFYTSLEDLKDYPERIFQNRPEGVNHGQHVGRLSWAERRAAESSFGGSHQPTVLIVGGGQGGLTVAARLKMFGIESLIIEMNPKIGDNWRNRYKFLVLHDPVWYDHLPYLNFPPSWPIFTPKDKIGDWFEGYAKTMDLNYKCSSMVSGAEFDEASGKWTVQVKDFTTGDTITYTPEHLVMATGHSGEPRIPKFEGQELFKGKIVHSSKHGSGAEFTGGKALVIGGCNSAHDICQDFYEQNVDVTMLQRSSTCVITVENGIPNNTRGLYDESGPATETADRIFHSMPLSLLNGVMQQQYRQSCDQDHELLESLEKRGFKTNAGYAGTGLFGLYFRQGSGYYIDVGCSKLICDGKVKVKQGQGIKRFLPSGTGVEFTDGTTLEGLDVVVLATGYTNMKETARRLFGDKVADKLDPVWGLDKEGEFNTMWRDSGHPHFWYMGGNLAISRYYSKRLALRIVQQVKNLDY; translated from the coding sequence ATGGCACCAATTGCAACCGTCGGTTTGAAAAACACCTTGGATGGTGTAGCAGATTCCCTAAAGCGTCAAAAGGCAAAATTGTCTCAAGTTTCCCCATTGGACACTGTCCAAAACATGAAGGACGTGTTCGATGAGGAAGAGTTTTTCAACACAGAAGTGTATCCTCCAATTACACATGAGCCGGTGAAGGAGGACTTACCCTTGGAAAAAGTCTACGGCCCGGGTATCGAACCTCGTCCACAGTTGATTGCTGATGAATCGAAGATCACAGGTTTGGTCGAAGAATGGTTGGACGATTTCAACGCTTTCTTGGAAAGAATTAACACTTCTCCAGCTGCAGTGACCCAAGAGGACTGGAACAAATTGTTCCTGGCGCACGCTACCTGGAGAGACCATCTTGCTATCACCTTTGATCTTCACAGTTTTATTGGTTTGCACAAGATCTCTCACGTTTTGCAACCCAAGCTAGCTAGCGCCAAACTATCCAATTTCAAGTTGGATGAAAGAGCAGATTACAGATACACTACTGGGTGCGGCAAAGTTGTTTTGCACGAGTCCGATGGTGTGAAACCTCCTGTTGAATGGGTTCAGATTTACTACGACTTTGATAATAAATTGGGTTCCGGTAAAGGTGTTGCAAGATTAGCAGCCGTTTTCGATCCCGAATTGGAGAAGCCAGTCTTGAAATGCTTCACCTTCTACACCTCTTTGGAAGACTTAAAGGATTATCCAGAACGCATCTTCCAAAACAGACCTGAAGGTGTGAATCATGGCCAACACGTTGGAAGACTCTCTTGGGCTGAAAGAAGAGCTGCTGAATCGAGCTTTGGCGGCTCCCATCAGCCAACGGTTTTGATTGTTGGAGGTGGCCAAGGTGGGTTGACTGTTGCCGCCAGATTGAAAATGTTCGGCATTGAGTCTCTCATCATTGAAATGAATCCAAAAATTGGTGACAATTGGAGGAACAGATATAAGTTCTTGGTTCTTCATGATCCGGTTTGGTACGATCACCTTCCTTACTTGAACTTCCCACCATCATGGCCAATTTTCACGCCAAAGGATAAGATTGGTGACTGGTTTGAAGGTTATGCAAAGACAATGGATTTGAACTACAAGTGCAGCAGCATGGTTTCTGGTGCTGAGTTTGATGAAGCTTCTGGTAAATGGACCGTTCAAGTTAAGGACTTCACCACTGGGGACACGATAACTTACACACCGGAACATTTGGTCATGGCAACTGGTCACTCTGGTGAACCACGTATTCCAAAATTCGAGGGACAGGAATTGTTTAAGGGTAAAATTGTCCATTCTTCTAAGCATGGTTCAGGTGCTGAGTTCACTGGTGGTAAAGCCCTTGTCATTGGTGGTTGTAACTCGGCTCATGATATATGTCAAGATTTTTATGAGCAAAACGTTGATGTGACAATGTTGCAGAGATCTTCTACCTGTGTTATTACTGTGGAGAATGGTATCCCCAACAACACTAGAGGGTTATATGACGAGTCTGGCCCAGCAACAGAAACCGCAGATCGGATCTTCCATTCCATGCCACTTTCCCTCTTGAATGGTGTCATGCAACAGCAGTACCGTCAATCTTGTGACCAGGACCACGAGCTATTGGAATCTTTGGAAAAACGTGGATTTAAGACTAATGCTGGTTATGCAGGTACAGGTTTGTTTGGTTTATATTTCCGTCAAGGATCTGGTTATTACATTGATGTTGGTTGTTCTAAATTGATCTGTGATGGCAAAGTGAAGGTTAAGCAAGGCCAGGGTATTAAGAGGTTCTTGCCCTCTGGTACCGGTGTCGAATTTACCGACGGTACTACCCTTGAAGGTTTGGATGTCGTTGTTTTGGCTACCGGCTACACAAACATGAAGGAAACTGCCAGAAGGTTGTTTGGAGACAAGGTTGCCGACAAATTGGATCCAGTGTGGGGTTTGGACAAAGAGGGTGAGTTCAACACTATGTGGAGAGACTCTGGTCACCCACACTTCTGGTACATGGGAGGTAACTTGGCAATCTCTAGATACTATTCGAAGAGACTTGCATTAAGAATTGTACAACAAGTTAAAAATCTCGATTACTGA
- the RPL33B gene encoding 60S ribosomal protein eL33, protein MSSLESFQPPQLMMYVKGKHLSYQRSKSVNNPNVSLVKIEGVATPEEAKFYLGKRVAYVYRCSKEVRGSKIRVIWGKINRTHGNSGVVRAKFRSNLPAKTFGASVRIFLYPSNI, encoded by the exons ATGAGCAGTTTGGAATCATTCCAACCTCCTCAGTTAATGA TGTACGTCAAAGGTAAGCATTTGTCCTACCAAAGATCTAAGAGCGTTAACAACCCAAACGTCTCTTTGGTCAAGATCGAAGGTGTTGCCACcccagaagaagctaagTTCTACTTGGGTAAGAGAGTCGCTTACGTCTACAGATGCTCTAAGGAAGTCAGAGGTTCCAAGATCAGAGTTATCTGGGGTAAGATCAACAGAACTCACGGTAACTCCGGTGTTGTCAGAGCTAAGTTCAGATCTAACTTGCCAGCTAAGACTTTCGGTGCTTCTGTCAGAATCTTCTTGTACCCATCTAACATCTAA